The stretch of DNA CATGTCCCAAACTGTATAACGCGGCAGAGACCAATTGTAGTTTTCGAAATACATTATTAATTTTGCTTGAGGAACGACCATGAAACATCCACATGAGAATTGCCATAAGAGTAAATCCCATAATCAAACCGAGAAATGGAGCGATAACGATGAACATGAGCGTATTTATCCAACCGGAAAAAAGAATGGTTCCAATACCTGCCTTTGCAATTGCGGCCCCTGCGTACCCGCCGATGAGTGCATGAGATGAACTTGTCGGGATTCCGTAATACCACGTTATGATGTTCCAAACAATAGCGCCAATCAAGCCACTCATAATTACGTAATGACCCGGGGCGATAAGACTTAAATCTATCAATCCTTTCCCTATTGTTTTTGCCACATGAACATCAAACATAAATGCGGCGACAAGATTGAAGAACGCCGCCCACATAACCGCTTTACGCGGTGTTAGAACTCTCGTTGATACAATCGTTGCTATCGAATTCGCTGCATCATGAAATCCATTGAGGAAATCAAAAATTAGGGCGATGAAAATGATGACAAGTACTGTGGTAAACATAAGAGGAATTGTTACGCGTGTTTAATGAGGAGCGTTTCCAGCACATTCGCTGCATCCTCACATTTGTCGGTTGCTGTTTCCAAACCGACATAAATTTCTTTTAGTTTAATGACCTTAATCGCATCTTTTTCATTCTCGAATAATTGGGCTATCGCATTTTGAAAAACTTCGTCCGCATCATTTTCATATTCATTGATTTTTTTTAAAATATTCTGAAGGTTTTCGGGATTGCGTAGATCTCGTAAGGAGCGAATACCGGGAATGAGTTCGCGAACCGAGTTATCAAGAATGTTGGCTAACCGAATCATATCGGGGGGAGTTTCATGAATTTTATAGAGAACAAACCGTGAAGCGCTTCCGTCAATATAATCTATTATATCATCCAAGGCAGAGGCAAGCACATGAATATCCTCTCTATCGAACGGAGTAACAAAGGTCGCATTCAGTTCGGCAAAAATATTATGCGTCACAGTATCGCCCATATGCTCAAGTTCGTGCATATGCTCTACATGTGCAATTCGCTCCTCATAACGGGAAGCAAGAATAACTTGCAAAAGTTCAGTCGCCTTTTTCAGGTTCTGTGCAGATTCTTCAAAAAATTGGTAAAACTTCTCATCATGAGGAAGCAGTGCTTGAATGATACTATCTATTCTCATACATCATTTATGATTTTGTTGGAAGTGTTCAGGATTGTGGCGCGAATATAAAGAGAACTCCCGTAACAGCCAAAGGCTGAGTTTCAAACATTGAGGGGCTTCGCTTTTGGTACAGGTTTGAAAAATAGATGGATGCAAAGGAGCAACAATCCAATATCCTCCACAACTCTATCCCACCCGACAATGGAAGATTTTGCCGCGCCGAAACATCCACAGTTAATTTCCAATCCACGGAATATGGCGGACGAGATCGCGATGATGAAAACGAGATTCAGCACTGAAAGTAACGCGGCGCTTGCCCGGACACGAAAGCCTCCGAGGAGATACAATCCGCACAACAATTCGACCCACGGAATTATCAAAGCGAAAATATTCACCAGCGAAAACGGCACAAGTCCGTACGCATGAACATTCGATGCGAATAATTCCGGCATCGCAATCTTATCCACACTTGCAATCACGAACACGAGTCCTAAAATTGTTCGAGAAAGAAATATGGTGTCTGTATTTTCTAAGAACTTTTGCACGATAAATAGTTTTTTGTTTTTATTCTCTTGTTATTAGTTATTTGTCATTCGTCATTGGTGAAATACTTGATACCGGATTGTGTTCATAATCGCCCCTGCACTCTACACTCTACACTCTACGCCCTTGCACGAATGGGAAACACGCGGTCATCCACAACTCAAATCTTTTATCTTTCAATCTGCATCTCATCGCGTTCCCATCTGTCCCAACCTTCTTCAAACAAGAGTAGTCGTTTGAATTCCAATTGTTCCATAAATTCTGCAAGCCCGCGACCGAGCGGACACATAAGGTTGTTACAATAGATTGCTACGGTTGTATCGCGCGGGAACATTGCAAGTTGTTCAAAGTAATTATCAACTTGCAGATATGGAATATTGATTGAACCGGGAACGCGCCCTTTTTTGAATTCGTCAGGTTCGCGGGCATCAAGAATCAACGTTTGACGGTCGCGCACCAACTGAGCAAACTTCTCAACAGAAATTATTTTAATTCCTTTCCATGATTCTTTCGGTTTTGGTTGAACGGGTTTCTTCTCAACTGCTTGTTCTGATTTGGGCTGTTCCGGCTCGGCTTGTTGGAAGTGAACCGAATCCGTTATTGAAGAATCAACTTCTTGAATTGATGTCGAAAATAATTCAGTCAATGAAGTAGTATCTTTTGGCAGTTCTTTCCTAATAAGAGAGATACCTTTGGGAGAAAAATAATTGTAAATGAAAGCAAGCGCAACAGCAAGCAACACTATACCGCCGATTTCTTTCAGCAATTTCATTTGTGAATCGCTCATTCTGCTAACCGCTCCCCGACTGATATTTTGTAGCCGCGTAAAAATTCCTCTGCCGACATTTTCCGTTTCCCTTCCTGTTGAAGTTCAAGAATCTCCACAGCGCCGCTCCCGCATGAAAGAACAAGGCGTTTATCGGCAACTAGAACTTCCGAAGGTAAACCCGCCCGAACATCATCAACCATTCTGCTTCGAAATAATTTTAACATTTTTCCATGATGGAGTGTGAACGCACATGGAATCGGTGAGAGCCCCCGAATCCTGTTGTGAACTTCTTGTGCGGGTTTTGTCCAATCTACAATGCAATGTTCTTTGAATAATTTCGGCGCGGGAGTTGCGTGTGAATTATCCTGCGGATGACGCGGGGGATTTCCTTTTTCAATCAACCGGACGGTGTGAAGAACAATCTCCGCTCCGATTTCTGAAAGCCGGTCATGGAGTTCTCCCGCTGTTTCATTCTCCCGAATCGGTAACCGCGCTTGGAGAATAATATTTCCTGTGTCCACTTTATCGTCAAGAAAAAATGTCGTAACTCCGGTCTCTTTTTCTCCGTTAATAATTGCCCATTGAATCGGCGCAGCACCCCGATACTTCGGCAACAAGGAAGTGTGAAGATTGAACGCTCCGTATTTCGGCAATCGAAAAACTTCGGGGGGCAAAATCCTGAAGGCAACAACAACGAAAATGTCCGCCTCCAACGCTCGAAGTTGTTCTATGAATGATGAATCTTTTAATGAAGCAGGTTGGAAAAGCGGGAGATTGTGTTGAAGCGCAAATTCTTTGACGGGCGAAATTGAAACTTTTTGTCCCCGTCCCGCAGGTTTGTCAACATTCGTTACAACTCCGACGATCGGGTACGATTGTTCAACAAGAAGTTTGAGACTCGGAATTCCAAACTCCGCTGTTCCCATGAAAACTATTCGCATCGTTCAGTCTCTTATTGCTTTGATGTTTTACTACGCCGGAACGGTTGCAGTTGAAATAACAGGGTATGATGTTTCAACTTCTCCCTGCTTGATTTTATCCAACTGCTCTTTATGCAATTTTCTTTTCGTTGCAGTGAGATGGTCAAGAAACAAAACACCGTTGATGTGGTCAACCTCGTGCATGATAACGCGGGCAATCAAATCGTGTGCTTCCATTTCCTGCTGTTGAAAATCTGTATCTCTAAAACGGACAATGATTCCCTCCGCTCGTTCCACTTCATCGCGAACATCGGGAATACTCAGGCATCCTTCTTCCATCGTCGCGCTTCCGTCACGGGCAACAATTTCAGGATTAATCAACGCAAGCGGTTTTATGTCTTCGTATCCCTCCACTTCCGAAACATCAATAACAATAATCCGCTCCAGACTTCCGACCTGATTTGCCGCCAATCCAATCCCCTGCGCGTGATGCATCGTCTCAAACATATTCATGATTTGAGAAATATGCTTGTCAGTAATTTTTGTTACCGGCTTTGCTTTTTTCTTTAAGACTTCGGAGCCGTAGAGATAGATTGGGAGAATTGCCAAAAGAGTTTATTTCCTAAATTGAATCAAAAATAATTATTGTACTTGCAGACTTTCAGGGTTACGCCTTGTATCAAAAACTGTCACAATAATAACCGTTTGTCGAACTACCCGATAAATGATTTTGTAATTTCCTTCAACCAGATAACGATAGTTTCCCTTTCTCTGTCGAAGTAATGGCTCTTCCTGTCCCATCAAAGGAAAATCGGATAATGGTTGCACTGCTTGTTGAATTTTTCTTCTAATTGAATGAGCAACTTGTGAGGAGACTTTTAATTTGTATTATCAAATATACTTTTAACTCTTGCTCGCGCAACACGTGACCATCTGATGCGCATGAAATTTACCAGTGACTCGATTCTTCGACAAATTCTTCATGGCTCATGAGCCTTCTTTGTTGAAGATCAACTTCAGCAAAGTGAATATCTGCAAGGAATTCTTCACTACTCATCGGTTTGAGTTTACTTTCGTACGCTTTTATTTTTGCTTTGTTCTTCAGTTTCTCAATTTTTTCAAGTACTGAATTATCCTGAACCTGCACAAGCCAATCAATAAGATGAAGTTTCCTTGCCTGAATATTCATATCAATTATCCCAAATACGCCCTGAGATGTTTACTTCTCGTCGCATGACGCAATCGCCGAATCGCTTTTTCTTTGATTTGACGAACGCGCTCGCGGGTGAGTTTGAATTTCTCACCGATTTCTTCCAGCGTGAGTGAATGTTCGCGCCCTAGTCCGAAGTACAAACGAATGACTTCCGCTTCACGTTCGGTGAGCGTGTTCAGCGCACGTTCAACTTCCTTGCTCAACGAATCTTTGATTAAGGTCGTGTCGGGCATCGGCGTCCGCTCATCCTGAATAACATCAAGAAGGCGATTATCTTCACCCTGAGCAAACGGTGCATCCATCGAAAGATGACGACCGGAAATTTTCAGCGTGTCGGAAACTTCGTAGAGCGACATATCGAGTTCTTCCGCGAGTTCGCTTGCGCTCGGTTCGCGTTCGAACTCCTGTTCAAGCGAACTGAATGCTTTCCCGATTTTATTGAGCGCGCCGACCCGGTTCAATGGCAGACGAACGATACGCGATTGTTCCGCCAACGCCTGTAAAATGGATTGACGAATCCACCACACCGCATAGGAAATAAACTTAAATCCGCGCGTCTCATCGAAACGCTTCGCCGCTTTGATAAGTCCCAAATTTCCTTCGTTGATTAAATCGCCGAGCGACAACCCCTGATTTTGGTATTGCTTTGCCACACTGACAACGAACCGGAGATTTGCTTTCGTTAATTTTTCAAGCGCCTTTTGGTCTCCTTTTTTGATGCGCTTCGCTAATTCAATTTCTTCGTCGGGAGTAAGTAATTCCACTCTCCCGATTTCCTGGAGATATTTGTCGAGAGACTGACTCTCCCTGTTCGTAATCTGTTTTGTAAGTTTTGCCATTCTTCTTTTATGTTGTGATAACTTTTCTGTAACTATTCCGTTCGTCGTGTATCTAAATCTATTTTGTCAACGATTCCTACAATGCTTGCATCTACCGGAGCCATTTCTACACGAAGCGGAATCGTTGCTTCGCGTGAAGTGATATAAAAAACTGTTTCGCCTTGTCCCGCTCCCACGGTATCCACCGCGATAATAGGATCGCCTGCGTGTTCACGTTTCGCGTTGAGCGGCTGAACAAGTTGTAACTTCGTCCCGACAAGACTTTCGTCCTTTCGGGTCGCCCATACGGTTCCTATGACTTTTCCGAAAAACATTCTTATGGTTGATGGTTTGTGGTTTCCGGTTTGCGATTAGTATTTCTAACCGGAAACCTCGAACCAATCACTTATCAGTTACATCCAACGTATCAACCACCGCCATGATGACCGCATCAACAGGTTTGTTTTTTGTTTGAACGGTTTGACGTGCGGAACTTCCGCTACACACCAACACTACATCGCCAACGCCGGCTTGCACTGTATCCACAGCGATAACGAATGTATCTTTCAGTTTATAGTCAAGCCCAATATGCTTCACCACCTGAAATTTCATGCCGACAAGTTCTTCATCCTTTCTTGTCGCCCAGACTGTTCCAACTACTTTTCCTAAAAACATATTTTCCTGTTTTTGTTGATTGTTTATAAAATGTCGCTTGGTGTAAGCACAATTAACCCTCGTACCTTCCGAAACTCAGAAAGTTGACGGGTGAAAATCGGGAGTTTGCTTTCTAAACACAATCCGGCAACTAACGCGTTCATTCGTTTCATTTTTTTTCCTTGGAGCAAAGGCGCATAGTTCGGAGCGCTTTTCGCATTCAATCCTAAAATCTTCAGAGCGGACATTGCATCTTCAACCGCCGTTCGTTCGACTGCTGTTTTTGCGAGAGAGAAAATCTCGATTGCATTGAATACTGTTGTGTAACAGAAATATTTTTGCATTGCTT from Ignavibacteriota bacterium encodes:
- the def gene encoding peptide deformylase, coding for MAILPIYLYGSEVLKKKAKPVTKITDKHISQIMNMFETMHHAQGIGLAANQVGSLERIIVIDVSEVEGYEDIKPLALINPEIVARDGSATMEEGCLSIPDVRDEVERAEGIIVRFRDTDFQQQEMEAHDLIARVIMHEVDHINGVLFLDHLTATKRKLHKEQLDKIKQGEVETSYPVISTATVPA
- a CDS encoding DoxX family membrane protein; protein product: MQKFLENTDTIFLSRTILGLVFVIASVDKIAMPELFASNVHAYGLVPFSLVNIFALIIPWVELLCGLYLLGGFRVRASAALLSVLNLVFIIAISSAIFRGLEINCGCFGAAKSSIVGWDRVVEDIGLLLLCIHLFFKPVPKAKPLNV
- a CDS encoding RNA polymerase sigma factor RpoD/SigA — protein: MAKLTKQITNRESQSLDKYLQEIGRVELLTPDEEIELAKRIKKGDQKALEKLTKANLRFVVSVAKQYQNQGLSLGDLINEGNLGLIKAAKRFDETRGFKFISYAVWWIRQSILQALAEQSRIVRLPLNRVGALNKIGKAFSSLEQEFEREPSASELAEELDMSLYEVSDTLKISGRHLSMDAPFAQGEDNRLLDVIQDERTPMPDTTLIKDSLSKEVERALNTLTEREAEVIRLYFGLGREHSLTLEEIGEKFKLTRERVRQIKEKAIRRLRHATRSKHLRAYLG
- a CDS encoding EutN/CcmL family microcompartment protein, coding for MFFGKVIGTVWATRKDESLVGTKLQLVQPLNAKREHAGDPIIAVDTVGAGQGETVFYITSREATIPLRVEMAPVDASIVGIVDKIDLDTRRTE
- a CDS encoding methionyl-tRNA formyltransferase → MRIVFMGTAEFGIPSLKLLVEQSYPIVGVVTNVDKPAGRGQKVSISPVKEFALQHNLPLFQPASLKDSSFIEQLRALEADIFVVVAFRILPPEVFRLPKYGAFNLHTSLLPKYRGAAPIQWAIINGEKETGVTTFFLDDKVDTGNIILQARLPIRENETAGELHDRLSEIGAEIVLHTVRLIEKGNPPRHPQDNSHATPAPKLFKEHCIVDWTKPAQEVHNRIRGLSPIPCAFTLHHGKMLKLFRSRMVDDVRAGLPSEVLVADKRLVLSCGSGAVEILELQQEGKRKMSAEEFLRGYKISVGERLAE
- a CDS encoding EutN/CcmL family microcompartment protein, with the translated sequence MFLGKVVGTVWATRKDEELVGMKFQVVKHIGLDYKLKDTFVIAVDTVQAGVGDVVLVCSGSSARQTVQTKNKPVDAVIMAVVDTLDVTDK
- a CDS encoding rhodanese-like domain-containing protein, giving the protein MSDSQMKLLKEIGGIVLLAVALAFIYNYFSPKGISLIRKELPKDTTSLTELFSTSIQEVDSSITDSVHFQQAEPEQPKSEQAVEKKPVQPKPKESWKGIKIISVEKFAQLVRDRQTLILDAREPDEFKKGRVPGSINIPYLQVDNYFEQLAMFPRDTTVAIYCNNLMCPLGRGLAEFMEQLEFKRLLLFEEGWDRWERDEMQIER
- a CDS encoding DUF47 domain-containing protein, translated to MRIDSIIQALLPHDEKFYQFFEESAQNLKKATELLQVILASRYEERIAHVEHMHELEHMGDTVTHNIFAELNATFVTPFDREDIHVLASALDDIIDYIDGSASRFVLYKIHETPPDMIRLANILDNSVRELIPGIRSLRDLRNPENLQNILKKINEYENDADEVFQNAIAQLFENEKDAIKVIKLKEIYVGLETATDKCEDAANVLETLLIKHA
- a CDS encoding type II toxin-antitoxin system RelE/ParE family toxin; the protein is MQPLSDFPLMGQEEPLLRQRKGNYRYLVEGNYKIIYRVVRQTVIIVTVFDTRRNPESLQVQ
- a CDS encoding inorganic phosphate transporter yields the protein MFTTVLVIIFIALIFDFLNGFHDAANSIATIVSTRVLTPRKAVMWAAFFNLVAAFMFDVHVAKTIGKGLIDLSLIAPGHYVIMSGLIGAIVWNIITWYYGIPTSSSHALIGGYAGAAIAKAGIGTILFSGWINTLMFIVIAPFLGLIMGFTLMAILMWMFHGRSSSKINNVFRKLQLVSAALYSLGHGTNDAQKTMGIITGLLVTVTASNALDLPEYFRVYEFHVPLWVILLSHFAIAMGTLFGGWRIVKTMGQKITKLKASGGFCAETAGGLTLLITAWFGIAVSTTHTITAAIMGVGATKRLSAVRWGLAGNIIIAWILTIPASALVGAVSYYIVHLFL